Proteins from a genomic interval of uncultured Methanocorpusculum sp.:
- a CDS encoding DUF3320 domain-containing protein, with protein MEKGIVELEELRSRLLDLTVRNNLLNYKPSPGRSIEVIDCDPAEIYRLLVLEEKGMRFYPASKASRSESEDKRIWKYPTFSKTAKYADLILHTPYTDIELRKKLYSLQNKSRTVFEEQGYPVLYLALGFVEWTERDCPAKPFKAPLLLIPVELDRQKVKENYTLRWTGEDPTLSLSLVAKLAEQGVILPDLGHPETIEEISAYFTVIRETVAEKDWLFIPGISLDLFSFRKFVMFKDLDPAIWDGGSPLENNPLIKRFFHPEADQNSTPLFQENEVDLRLPSERTFNILDADSSQIAVIEEAKAGRNLVVEGPPGTGKSQTITNMIAEMLAVGKTVMFVSEKMAALEVVKRRLDVAGLSPYCLELHSQKAKKTELIRELEKSLQHPSLAASDLTSAHAQIDSLRSELDGYCNELKTPIGACGFTPYDLFGIREQYRYEFENSRHRTNYRLQKIPIENAVELTPDEYKATLSALQEIASYIPVLLKDGESLSAHPWAMTRPGMILPRDQDDIRELVIAYQEKIQNLQTVMRAVSDMTDIPVPRSETEVSRLIETCRYLLKEYSVTIDILKNPLWGNQAEMNRLIANMQDLYDHSSRILANFTPEIFLRNPARLYSELLAYSEKGAFGKIFSGGYKKLKADIAGYYVGHVPDDAKILSDLKDARNYLTARDEWEQDKDVYLSLFAPVWKDEYTNPDSLRQYADWVMAVLTMAQEGLITPHTIELLCSGKITGPALSPLFTSLEDAVIAHSEARDGLFNRLGIQDLDTDQTFASMRKLTDLWITEIDRLSEWSTFLTYAETCGKTTAAPVLPLLFTDKISAEALIPAYLTGYADALLKEAYRVRPLLARFAQAPHELKIKTFAEYDRAAISANAARIIQKLDQTIPEIYVGASRDSEMGVLTGEFNRKRGHMSIRTLMTKAGGLIQQIKPCFMMSPLSVAQYLDPRSVQFDIIIFDEASQVRPEDALGALMRGRQLVVMGDSRQLPPTTFFDQIAGPDEDDEESVAGIGDMESLLHVCKQSYPTRRLRWHYRSRHESLIAVSNEEFYDGSLMVFPSPRHETPDLGLSFVHLPNTIYERGKSGVNKGEAQVVAESVIEYYLKYPDKTLGVATFSTRQQDAIRHEVDVLLRTHPEVEMLMNPANGEHFFVKNLETVQGDERDTMLISIGYGFDENHRLSRNFGPLNQAGGERRLNVLITRARERCVVFSNFRGVDLQIDPDSSSGVAALSRFLTYAEDRSSMTSGSDIRGADDAEYFPDSVAVMLEDYGYLVSRNVGCAGFRIDIAVSDPKDPGVYMAGILCDGSNYWSSEVARDRDRLRIQVLEGLGWHLVRIWSAEWFQHPVSCTKILLDFLEDVQKPIEPAVEIVEEPPKTEPTPASPALIREETPEIKQPKQPVYARVKVEPYVFCSECDLNKYHQFSSVPDSVLATAILQIVSIEGPISLSMLNSRIKELGSVPKMTPAIKKKIASLAEDEVNADRLTVDDEGFYSVPNKELAARERPAKWSCSDVSLSEIGLAAEIILGKQFATPKSDLVRQTALVLGFKLTAPVKERMEMGIDAAISSGSIVTEGGKLIRTAE; from the coding sequence ATGGAAAAGGGTATCGTGGAACTGGAAGAACTACGCAGCAGACTACTGGATCTGACGGTCCGCAATAATCTGCTGAACTATAAACCATCTCCCGGCAGATCGATCGAGGTCATCGACTGTGATCCGGCGGAAATCTATCGGCTCCTTGTTCTTGAAGAAAAAGGGATGAGGTTTTATCCGGCAAGCAAAGCTTCCCGAAGTGAATCGGAGGATAAACGCATCTGGAAGTATCCTACTTTTTCCAAGACGGCAAAATATGCCGATCTCATCCTTCATACCCCTTATACCGATATTGAGCTCCGCAAAAAACTGTATAGTCTCCAGAATAAAAGCCGGACCGTTTTCGAAGAGCAGGGATATCCGGTTCTCTATCTTGCTCTTGGATTCGTGGAATGGACCGAGCGTGACTGCCCGGCAAAACCATTCAAAGCCCCTCTTCTTCTGATTCCGGTCGAGCTTGACCGTCAGAAAGTCAAGGAAAACTATACCCTTAGGTGGACCGGAGAGGATCCAACCCTGTCCTTATCGCTGGTTGCAAAACTTGCTGAACAGGGTGTGATTCTTCCCGATCTTGGACATCCTGAGACAATTGAGGAGATATCAGCTTATTTCACGGTGATCCGCGAAACGGTTGCCGAAAAGGATTGGCTTTTTATACCTGGTATTTCTCTTGATCTTTTTAGTTTCCGTAAATTTGTGATGTTCAAGGATCTTGATCCGGCAATCTGGGATGGCGGCTCCCCGCTTGAAAATAATCCTCTGATTAAACGGTTCTTCCATCCGGAAGCTGATCAAAATTCTACCCCGCTTTTCCAGGAAAATGAGGTGGATCTTCGGCTCCCGAGTGAACGCACTTTCAATATTCTGGATGCCGACTCATCTCAGATCGCCGTGATAGAAGAAGCCAAGGCCGGCCGAAATCTCGTTGTTGAAGGACCGCCTGGTACGGGGAAAAGTCAGACGATCACGAACATGATTGCCGAGATGCTGGCTGTCGGCAAGACGGTAATGTTTGTCAGCGAAAAGATGGCCGCTCTTGAAGTGGTGAAACGCCGGCTGGACGTGGCCGGTCTCTCTCCATATTGTCTGGAACTTCACAGCCAAAAAGCAAAAAAGACCGAGCTCATTCGCGAACTTGAAAAAAGTCTCCAGCATCCTTCACTCGCTGCATCTGATTTAACGTCGGCTCATGCTCAGATAGATTCTCTGCGATCCGAGTTGGACGGGTACTGTAATGAACTCAAGACACCGATCGGTGCCTGCGGATTCACGCCGTATGACCTGTTCGGCATCAGGGAACAGTATCGGTATGAATTTGAAAATAGCCGCCACCGGACAAACTACAGGCTCCAAAAGATCCCAATTGAAAATGCAGTGGAGCTCACTCCTGATGAGTACAAGGCTACTCTCTCTGCTTTGCAGGAGATAGCATCTTACATACCTGTTCTTCTTAAGGATGGCGAATCTCTTTCAGCTCATCCGTGGGCAATGACCAGACCCGGCATGATTCTGCCGCGGGATCAGGATGATATCCGCGAACTTGTTATAGCATACCAGGAAAAAATTCAGAACCTTCAGACCGTTATGCGTGCGGTCTCCGATATGACAGATATCCCGGTTCCCCGAAGCGAGACCGAGGTTTCCCGCCTTATTGAGACCTGCCGGTATCTGCTGAAGGAGTATTCTGTGACGATCGATATCCTGAAAAATCCTTTGTGGGGAAACCAGGCGGAGATGAACCGTCTTATTGCCAATATGCAGGATCTTTATGATCACAGTTCCCGAATATTGGCAAACTTTACCCCGGAAATTTTTCTGCGAAATCCTGCTCGTCTCTACTCGGAACTTCTTGCTTATTCGGAAAAAGGTGCGTTTGGGAAAATATTCTCCGGCGGATATAAGAAACTCAAGGCAGATATTGCTGGGTATTATGTAGGTCACGTACCGGATGATGCCAAGATTCTCTCCGATTTGAAAGATGCACGGAACTATCTCACGGCAAGAGATGAGTGGGAACAGGACAAAGATGTTTATCTCTCTCTGTTTGCTCCCGTATGGAAAGATGAATACACCAATCCGGATTCACTCCGTCAATATGCAGATTGGGTAATGGCAGTACTGACAATGGCGCAGGAAGGACTCATCACTCCGCACACGATCGAACTGCTTTGTTCCGGGAAGATAACAGGCCCTGCCTTGTCTCCATTATTCACCTCGCTCGAGGATGCGGTGATTGCGCACAGCGAAGCACGTGATGGTCTTTTTAATCGGCTAGGTATACAGGACCTGGATACAGACCAGACATTCGCTTCGATGCGTAAGCTTACCGATCTCTGGATCACAGAGATCGATCGGCTGAGCGAATGGAGTACATTCCTGACGTACGCGGAAACCTGCGGGAAGACAACGGCGGCCCCCGTTCTTCCTCTGCTCTTTACCGACAAGATCTCAGCCGAGGCTCTCATTCCTGCATATCTTACCGGTTATGCAGATGCTCTTTTGAAAGAAGCATACCGTGTTCGTCCGCTCCTTGCCAGATTTGCCCAGGCGCCTCATGAACTGAAGATCAAGACTTTTGCCGAGTACGACCGGGCAGCGATTTCCGCAAATGCGGCCAGAATCATTCAGAAACTGGACCAAACGATTCCTGAAATCTATGTGGGTGCCTCCCGTGACTCTGAGATGGGTGTTCTGACCGGCGAGTTCAACAGAAAACGCGGTCACATGTCGATTCGAACACTGATGACAAAGGCCGGCGGACTTATCCAGCAGATCAAACCTTGTTTTATGATGAGTCCCCTTTCCGTTGCTCAGTATCTGGATCCCCGTTCCGTCCAGTTTGACATCATCATCTTCGATGAGGCGAGTCAGGTCAGACCCGAGGATGCTCTCGGTGCTCTTATGCGCGGCCGTCAGCTGGTAGTGATGGGCGATTCCCGTCAGCTCCCGCCGACCACGTTTTTCGATCAGATCGCCGGTCCGGATGAGGACGATGAGGAGTCAGTTGCCGGAATCGGGGACATGGAGAGTCTTCTGCACGTCTGTAAACAGTCGTATCCGACAAGGAGGCTTCGCTGGCATTACCGATCAAGGCATGAATCGCTCATTGCCGTGTCGAATGAGGAGTTTTATGACGGAAGTCTGATGGTCTTCCCCTCGCCACGGCACGAAACTCCTGATCTTGGTCTCTCCTTTGTGCATCTGCCGAATACGATATACGAACGCGGAAAATCTGGCGTGAACAAAGGTGAAGCCCAAGTGGTTGCCGAATCCGTTATCGAATATTATCTGAAGTATCCTGATAAGACGCTTGGCGTTGCCACGTTTTCCACCCGCCAGCAGGACGCGATCCGTCATGAAGTGGATGTGCTTCTCAGGACCCACCCGGAAGTCGAGATGCTGATGAACCCTGCTAACGGTGAACATTTCTTTGTAAAGAATCTGGAAACGGTTCAGGGAGATGAAAGAGACACGATGCTTATCAGCATTGGATACGGCTTCGATGAAAATCACCGGCTTTCCCGAAACTTCGGTCCCTTGAATCAGGCCGGAGGCGAGCGGAGGCTGAATGTTCTGATCACCCGTGCACGGGAACGGTGCGTGGTTTTTTCCAACTTCCGCGGGGTGGATCTGCAGATCGATCCGGATTCTTCGTCCGGAGTTGCCGCCCTCTCGCGTTTCCTGACGTATGCGGAAGACCGCTCTTCGATGACGAGCGGCTCCGATATCAGGGGAGCGGATGATGCGGAATACTTCCCGGATTCCGTCGCAGTTATGCTTGAGGATTATGGGTATCTGGTTTCCCGTAATGTTGGGTGTGCCGGATTCAGGATCGATATCGCCGTTTCCGATCCAAAAGATCCCGGGGTGTATATGGCAGGAATTCTCTGCGACGGATCGAACTACTGGTCGTCCGAAGTGGCGCGTGATCGTGACCGGTTAAGGATTCAGGTCCTTGAAGGCCTTGGATGGCATCTTGTTCGGATCTGGTCTGCCGAGTGGTTCCAGCATCCGGTTTCCTGCACGAAAATTCTTCTGGATTTCCTTGAAGATGTACAAAAGCCGATCGAGCCTGCAGTGGAGATTGTCGAGGAGCCGCCAAAAACGGAGCCGACCCCGGCATCTCCTGCGCTCATCAGAGAGGAAACCCCTGAGATCAAACAGCCAAAACAGCCAGTATATGCAAGGGTAAAGGTCGAGCCGTATGTTTTCTGCAGCGAGTGCGATCTGAATAAGTATCACCAGTTCTCATCCGTGCCTGATTCCGTACTTGCTACGGCAATCCTTCAGATCGTGTCTATAGAAGGTCCGATCTCTTTGAGCATGCTGAATTCCCGGATAAAGGAGCTTGGAAGTGTCCCGAAGATGACCCCGGCAATCAAGAAAAAGATCGCTTCTCTTGCGGAGGATGAAGTGAATGCCGATCGTTTGACCGTGGATGATGAGGGCTTCTACTCGGTTCCAAATAAGGAGTTGGCAGCCCGCGAGCGGCCCGCGAAATGGTCCTGCTCTGATGTATCGCTTTCAGAAATCGGTCTTGCCGCCGAGATTATTCTTGGCAAGCAGTTTGCCACGCCGAAATCGGATCTTGTCCGGCAGACTGCCCTTGTCCTTGGGTTCAAACTGACCGCACCGGTAAAAGAACGTATGGAAATGGGTATCGATGCTGCGATTTCGTCAGGAAGTATTGTAACTGAAGGCGGCAAACTCATTCGTACCGCTGAATAG
- a CDS encoding aspartate aminotransferase family protein gives MGLENTNDVLMETAVFEEFESNVRSYCRKYPVIFSKAKGSLLIDQNGIEYIDFLCGAGSCNYGHNNNYIKGKVIEYLQNDGLVHGLDMYSIAKGEFIQFMQKNILIPRGLNYKILFPGPTGTNAVEAALKIARKAKGRSNVLALMGGFHGMTLGALALTTERSAREACGVTLGNATHVPHPSMMKNLDTIEYIDMILSDDHSGVDKPAAIIVESVQGEGGINIVSDQWLRDIRALCDKHDMLLILDEIQTGCGKTGTFFSFERGGISPDIVVMAKSIGGIGMPCSIALVKPEYDVLAPGEHNGTFRGFQLSFVAGKAALEFMLKENVLDETVRKGKIIQDYLAANLPLIDPGLTFRGLGLMWGIDCGAYPAGTAHQIRQLCFENRLILELSGREDSVVKLMPALTTDDATLMQGLEIVRNAVTQVITAVVASQTTSDDQDTTKLFA, from the coding sequence ATGGGTCTTGAAAACACAAATGACGTCTTGATGGAAACAGCCGTATTCGAAGAGTTCGAAAGTAACGTGCGGTCGTATTGTCGGAAATATCCGGTTATTTTCTCAAAAGCCAAAGGCTCTTTACTGATTGATCAGAATGGAATCGAGTATATCGATTTCCTTTGCGGGGCGGGCAGCTGTAATTATGGTCATAATAATAACTATATCAAGGGGAAAGTAATCGAGTATCTGCAGAATGACGGATTAGTCCATGGGCTGGATATGTATTCCATTGCCAAGGGCGAGTTCATTCAGTTCATGCAGAAGAATATTCTGATCCCGCGTGGTCTCAATTACAAGATCCTGTTTCCGGGACCGACCGGAACCAACGCTGTTGAAGCTGCACTGAAAATCGCCCGCAAGGCAAAAGGCAGATCCAACGTATTGGCATTGATGGGCGGGTTCCATGGCATGACTCTTGGAGCCCTGGCCCTGACGACGGAGAGATCTGCACGGGAAGCCTGTGGTGTGACTCTCGGCAATGCAACGCATGTTCCTCATCCGTCGATGATGAAGAATCTGGACACGATCGAATACATCGATATGATCTTAAGCGATGATCACAGCGGTGTTGACAAACCGGCGGCCATTATTGTCGAATCGGTCCAGGGAGAAGGCGGTATCAATATCGTATCCGATCAGTGGCTCAGAGACATCCGTGCCCTGTGCGACAAACATGATATGCTGCTGATTCTTGACGAGATCCAGACCGGATGCGGCAAAACGGGAACGTTCTTCTCGTTCGAACGCGGCGGCATCTCTCCCGATATCGTCGTCATGGCAAAATCCATCGGCGGCATCGGTATGCCGTGCTCGATCGCTCTCGTTAAGCCTGAATACGATGTTCTTGCACCCGGCGAACACAACGGAACGTTCAGAGGCTTCCAGCTCTCGTTCGTTGCAGGAAAGGCGGCTCTCGAGTTCATGCTTAAGGAGAATGTCCTTGACGAAACCGTACGGAAAGGCAAGATCATCCAGGACTATCTGGCTGCAAACCTGCCGCTCATCGATCCGGGTCTGACCTTCCGCGGTCTTGGACTGATGTGGGGTATCGACTGCGGGGCATATCCGGCAGGGACTGCCCACCAGATCAGACAGCTGTGCTTTGAGAACCGGCTCATTCTTGAGCTTTCGGGCAGAGAGGACTCGGTTGTAAAGCTGATGCCGGCATTAACGACAGATGATGCTACACTGATGCAGGGTCTCGAGATCGTGCGGAATGCAGTAACTCAGGTCATCACGGCAGTGGTTGCTTCCCAGACAACCAGCGATGATCAGGATACTACCAAATTATTTGCCTGA
- a CDS encoding amino acid ABC transporter permease, with translation MDNLTSTSVPADGLSGFFQNAIDSFISQIPFWQDILLPALWDGLVVTIQLVLMTAPLGFLLGLLVAVSRVYGPTPVKWLAKLYVIFFRGCPLLVLLFILYFGLPSIGIVLGSYFSALVGFILCNSAYNSEYLRGGLQSIKRGQLLAARSLGMTKAQGVLYVVVPQALRRALPGVSNEFIYLIKYSSLAYVVAVIELTGAAKIIASKYFMYFEAFAAVGVFYLILVTITTIGVHWLEKKYAIPGVSGVVGKGTKEH, from the coding sequence ATGGATAATCTGACCAGTACATCTGTGCCTGCAGACGGGCTAAGCGGATTTTTCCAGAACGCCATAGACTCGTTCATCTCCCAAATACCCTTCTGGCAGGATATTCTGCTTCCTGCTCTCTGGGATGGGTTAGTGGTGACGATCCAGCTTGTGCTCATGACGGCACCACTTGGCTTCCTTCTTGGTCTTCTTGTGGCTGTATCCAGAGTCTACGGACCCACGCCGGTCAAATGGCTTGCAAAATTGTATGTGATATTTTTCCGCGGATGTCCGCTTCTTGTTCTGCTGTTTATCCTGTACTTTGGTTTACCGTCGATCGGGATCGTTCTCGGATCTTATTTCTCCGCTCTTGTCGGATTCATTTTGTGTAACTCGGCATATAATTCCGAGTATCTCCGTGGGGGACTCCAGTCGATCAAACGCGGTCAGCTGCTTGCGGCCAGATCACTTGGAATGACCAAGGCACAGGGAGTTTTGTATGTCGTTGTCCCGCAGGCACTTCGCCGTGCTCTTCCGGGTGTTTCAAACGAGTTCATTTATCTGATAAAATACTCGTCGCTCGCCTATGTGGTCGCGGTGATCGAACTTACCGGTGCGGCAAAAATCATTGCAAGCAAATACTTCATGTACTTCGAGGCATTTGCGGCAGTAGGAGTTTTCTATCTGATTCTCGTGACGATCACAACGATTGGTGTTCACTGGCTTGAGAAGAAGTATGCAATTCCCGGTGTGTCCGGTGTTGTTGGAAAAGGTACCAAAGAACACTAA
- a CDS encoding NAD(P)H-dependent oxidoreductase: protein MMELPDYCQLWDETYTRALEGKLSPGDTEDSFWSNQENVDRFVKHLLNKKGGRIEDNIASMHIPPGSTVLDIGAGPGTLAVPLASAGCRVTTIEPSIPMGEAMEHYRQHMQAPPISEIRKRWENVTPQEAGLHDYVIASRSLMFGNLRENMLKMGTKKLIEAALEAAMEKGAAVEYINIAKLNFKGCLGCNECKKDQTKFCCLKDDMSDLYAKLNEADVILLGSPVFSAI, encoded by the coding sequence ATGATGGAACTACCCGACTACTGTCAACTTTGGGATGAAACCTATACACGTGCCCTCGAAGGAAAACTCAGCCCGGGAGATACGGAAGACAGTTTCTGGTCGAATCAGGAGAATGTCGACCGATTCGTCAAACATCTTCTCAATAAAAAAGGCGGCCGAATCGAGGATAATATCGCATCGATGCATATCCCTCCTGGATCAACCGTCCTCGACATTGGTGCCGGACCAGGCACACTCGCCGTCCCTCTAGCCAGTGCCGGATGCAGGGTCACGACAATAGAGCCTTCGATTCCCATGGGTGAGGCCATGGAACATTACCGGCAGCACATGCAGGCTCCACCCATTTCCGAGATCCGCAAACGATGGGAAAACGTAACGCCTCAGGAAGCGGGTCTCCATGATTACGTTATCGCATCCAGATCGCTCATGTTTGGGAATCTGCGGGAAAATATGCTCAAGATGGGTACAAAAAAACTGATCGAAGCGGCTCTCGAAGCTGCGATGGAAAAAGGTGCAGCGGTCGAATATATCAACATTGCAAAGCTGAACTTCAAAGGATGTCTGGGCTGTAATGAATGCAAAAAAGACCAGACCAAGTTCTGCTGCTTAAAGGACGACATGTCCGACCTTTACGCCAAACTCAATGAGGCGGATGTGATCCTGCTTGGATCGCCGGTTTTTTCGGCGATATAA
- a CDS encoding DUF5654 family protein encodes MSLSIDVIDKLAALITAAFGLVAALAWNSAIQAVFKEIFGSHSDIPAMLGYAVFVTIIAVVLTVWIGYVSGKTKDQVGKVKGKVFQNKTLYVSRHAAVLSHSSAYSEAEAFFNSMTRGTVPFT; translated from the coding sequence ATGTCATTATCTATTGATGTGATTGACAAACTTGCTGCGCTTATCACCGCAGCGTTTGGTCTGGTTGCAGCTCTTGCATGGAACTCTGCGATTCAGGCAGTATTTAAAGAGATTTTTGGAAGCCATAGTGATATTCCTGCGATGCTCGGCTATGCCGTTTTTGTGACTATTATTGCAGTTGTCTTAACAGTCTGGATTGGTTATGTCTCGGGTAAGACGAAGGATCAGGTCGGTAAAGTCAAAGGAAAGGTCTTTCAAAATAAGACGTTATATGTGTCAAGGCACGCCGCAGTTCTTTCGCACAGTTCTGCATACTCGGAGGCAGAGGCGTTTTTCAACTCGATGACGAGAGGAACGGTTCCGTTTACCTGA
- a CDS encoding amino acid ABC transporter permease yields MFESISAVTNSAGYLLGGVGVTLLLVGFSLLIGFICGIILILGQVYGPRPVRWFVGVYVWFFRGLPNIVLLFLFYFALFPFMSWDMPVFGVAVTVLGLRSAAYQSQIFRGAIQSLSEGQMLAARSLGMTKWQAIRSIILPQSLRLSLPGWSNEYPVLLTDSAVAYVIGVAELLTRTSQVISRTGEPMILYLTCAVIFILLNYGGMMIIQYIEKKVRIPGFGNNEAECL; encoded by the coding sequence ATGTTTGAATCGATTTCTGCAGTGACGAACTCCGCGGGATATCTCCTTGGAGGCGTGGGTGTAACCCTTCTTTTAGTTGGTTTTTCCCTCTTAATCGGATTTATTTGCGGAATCATTTTGATTCTCGGCCAAGTCTATGGTCCGCGGCCGGTCCGCTGGTTCGTTGGCGTTTATGTCTGGTTCTTCCGCGGACTCCCCAATATCGTATTACTGTTTTTGTTTTACTTCGCGCTTTTCCCGTTCATGTCATGGGATATGCCGGTGTTCGGCGTTGCCGTGACCGTGCTCGGGCTTAGGAGTGCGGCCTACCAGTCGCAGATTTTCCGCGGAGCTATTCAGTCTTTGTCGGAAGGTCAGATGCTTGCTGCCCGTTCTCTTGGGATGACTAAATGGCAGGCAATTCGCTCGATCATTCTGCCCCAGTCGCTTCGTCTTTCCCTTCCCGGCTGGTCGAATGAATATCCGGTTCTCCTCACCGACTCAGCCGTTGCTTATGTAATCGGCGTCGCCGAACTGCTGACCAGAACGAGCCAGGTGATTTCCCGGACCGGCGAACCCATGATCCTGTATCTCACCTGCGCTGTGATATTCATATTGTTGAATTACGGAGGTATGATGATTATCCAATATATAGAAAAGAAAGTCCGGATCCCAGGATTCGGCAATAACGAGGCTGAGTGTTTATGA
- a CDS encoding aminotransferase class I/II-fold pyridoxal phosphate-dependent enzyme gives MSTPSIITFLTEHAEKKTVSFHMPGHKGSAIYRRFGYDDFLQRMMDCDITEIPGADNLFQTEGILKAAQEEYARLYDVQRSYLLINGTSCGVIAAIMASVPKGKKLVMARNSHKAIFNSLVLADIQPVYAYPEIIDEYGISGGITADEIERCLAENPEAEAVILPSPNYYGICSDIRAIAEVVHKRGKILIVDQAHGAHLKFFRNAGFADMPESAEEQGADIVVNSIHKTLASFTQSAVLNLNSDRVDHYVLEDKLQMLESTSPSYLLMGSLDINAAILKEHQTTLMTEWHGSLMHFYREAPTVKGLRVIGSPLDTNAGIRMDITKINLDMSAVGVDGARLEELLMERGIFAELTTGPILMCMTGIGNSLNDSKRLIEALKEISECCGALAPSPAKSSVTAVLKEKLRLFPVPQDKERIPLLEGAGRICASSIIPYPPGIPFICPGEELTEEVILYIKRLRDAGEKVIGINDQGEIIVGRKTS, from the coding sequence ATGAGTACACCATCGATCATTACTTTTTTGACGGAACATGCAGAGAAAAAAACGGTCTCTTTTCATATGCCGGGGCACAAAGGCTCCGCGATTTACCGGCGATTCGGTTACGACGATTTTCTCCAGAGGATGATGGACTGCGACATAACCGAGATCCCCGGTGCCGACAACCTTTTCCAGACAGAAGGAATCCTCAAAGCCGCTCAGGAGGAATATGCCCGACTCTACGATGTACAGCGCTCGTATCTCCTCATCAACGGTACAAGCTGCGGCGTCATAGCAGCCATCATGGCCTCGGTTCCCAAAGGCAAAAAACTCGTCATGGCCAGAAACTCCCATAAGGCGATATTCAACTCCCTCGTTCTTGCCGACATCCAGCCGGTCTATGCCTACCCGGAAATCATCGATGAATACGGCATCTCCGGCGGGATCACGGCTGACGAGATCGAACGGTGTCTTGCCGAAAATCCCGAAGCCGAGGCGGTAATTCTTCCCTCTCCCAACTATTACGGAATCTGCTCCGACATCCGGGCTATCGCCGAGGTCGTCCACAAACGAGGCAAGATTCTCATCGTCGACCAGGCACATGGTGCCCACCTCAAATTCTTCCGTAACGCAGGCTTCGCCGACATGCCCGAATCCGCCGAGGAGCAGGGAGCCGATATCGTCGTCAACTCCATCCACAAGACCCTTGCCTCTTTTACGCAAAGTGCCGTGCTCAATCTCAACTCCGACCGGGTCGATCATTACGTCCTTGAAGACAAACTCCAGATGCTGGAATCCACCAGCCCGTCGTATCTTCTCATGGGCTCGCTCGACATAAATGCCGCGATCCTGAAAGAACACCAAACGACCCTCATGACCGAGTGGCATGGGAGCCTCATGCATTTCTATCGGGAGGCACCGACCGTCAAAGGCCTTCGGGTCATCGGCAGTCCCCTGGATACAAATGCCGGCATCAGAATGGATATTACAAAAATCAACCTCGACATGAGTGCCGTTGGGGTCGATGGTGCCCGGCTCGAAGAACTCTTAATGGAACGTGGGATCTTTGCAGAACTTACCACCGGCCCGATCCTCATGTGCATGACGGGGATCGGAAATTCCCTTAACGACAGTAAACGGCTGATCGAAGCTTTGAAAGAGATCAGCGAATGCTGCGGTGCTTTGGCCCCTTCGCCTGCAAAATCCTCCGTCACTGCCGTTCTCAAAGAAAAACTCCGGCTGTTCCCCGTCCCGCAGGACAAAGAACGTATCCCGCTGCTTGAAGGAGCCGGAAGGATCTGTGCCTCATCGATCATCCCGTATCCGCCGGGAATCCCCTTCATCTGCCCCGGCGAAGAACTCACCGAAGAAGTGATTCTTTACATCAAACGGCTGAGAGACGCAGGCGAAAAGGTCATCGGCATCAACGATCAGGGCGAAATCATCGTCGGCCGCAAAACTTCGTGA
- a CDS encoding amino acid ABC transporter ATP-binding protein: MSDVPILKVENLCKSYGDLEVLKSVSFEVRKGEKKVFVGPSGTGKSTLLRCINQLTIPDSGFVYLNGEEIVHSGKKINEYRQKMGMVFQNFNLFDHLTAVKNVELALLKVKKMDKKSAHEKAMHELEQVGMADRADFYPAQLSGGQAQRVSIARALAMDPEVMLFDEPTSALDPELKREVMEVMRTLAAHGMTCIVVTHEMKFATSFATEIYLMENGEIVEHGPPSEIPTSPNFVKTRTFMGSYADE; the protein is encoded by the coding sequence ATGAGTGACGTCCCCATTCTCAAAGTCGAGAATCTCTGCAAATCGTATGGAGATCTCGAGGTTTTGAAATCCGTATCCTTCGAAGTACGCAAAGGAGAGAAGAAGGTGTTTGTCGGTCCGTCAGGTACCGGAAAATCCACGCTTCTTCGGTGCATAAATCAGCTGACCATCCCCGACAGCGGGTTTGTCTATCTCAACGGCGAAGAAATCGTTCACTCCGGCAAGAAAATCAATGAGTATCGGCAGAAGATGGGAATGGTCTTCCAGAATTTCAACCTCTTCGATCATCTTACTGCAGTCAAAAACGTTGAGCTTGCCCTGCTGAAAGTAAAAAAGATGGATAAAAAATCTGCACATGAAAAGGCGATGCATGAACTCGAGCAGGTTGGTATGGCCGATCGTGCGGACTTTTATCCGGCGCAGTTATCGGGAGGTCAGGCCCAGCGTGTTTCCATTGCCAGAGCCCTTGCGATGGATCCCGAGGTCATGCTTTTCGATGAACCTACCTCGGCCCTTGATCCCGAGCTGAAACGTGAGGTGATGGAAGTCATGCGGACCCTTGCGGCTCATGGGATGACCTGTATCGTCGTTACGCATGAGATGAAATTCGCCACCTCATTTGCGACCGAGATTTATCTGATGGAGAATGGTGAGATCGTCGAACACGGTCCGCCGTCTGAGATCCCGACAAGTCCGAATTTTGTGAAAACACGTACGTTTATGGGCAGTTACGCAGACGAGTGA